The window TGATTAACGCTTTGGGACTTGATAAAGATAGCTCGTTTAAGGCTATCTGCGAGGGTAAAACCGGCGTAAAAAAGATAACCTCTTTTGACGCGAGCGATTTTCCCGTTCAGATCGCTGCCGAGATTACGGACTTTGACCCGCTTACGGTTCTGGATGCAAAGGAAGTTAAAAAGGTCGATAGATTTATCCAGCTTGGCCTAAAGGCTGCCAAAGAAGCCATGACTGATGCGAATTTCGGCGAATTTGACGCTGAAAATTTCGGCGTTAGCTCGGCTGCGGGCATAGGCGGTTTGCCTAATATCGAAAAAAATTCCAACACCTTGCTCGAAAAAGGTTCAAGACGAATTTCTCCGTTTTTTATACCTTCTGCTCTAGTAAATATGCTAGGCGGTATAGTTTCGATAGAACACGGCTTAAAAGGACCCAATATCTCTAGCGTAACGGCATGTGCGGCGTCTACTCACGCCATAATCGAAGCGGCTAAGACTATAATGATCGGCGAGGCGCAAAAAATGCTAGTCGTAGGCTCCGAGTCTACGGTTTGCGGAGTAGGAATAGGCGGATTTGCCGCTATGAAAGCGCTCTCTACTAGAAACGATGACCCTCAGCATGCCTCTCGTCCTTTCGATAAGGACAGGGACGGCTTTGTCATGGGAGAAGGGGCCGGTGCGCTCGTGCTAGAAGAATATGAGAGCGCAAAGGCAAGAGGGGCTAAAATTTACGCCGAGATTGTAGGATTTGGCGAGAGCGGCGATGCGTATCACATTACTTCGCCTTCGCTTGAAGGGCCGCTATCTGCTATGAAAAAAGCCCTTAAAATGGCTGGAAATTTAAAAATCGACTATATAAACGCGCATGGTACATCAACTCCGACTAACGACAGAAATGAAACAGCCGCCCTTAAGGCTCTTTTTGGAGACAGCGTACCGCCGGTTAGCTCGACCAAGGGACAAACCGGGCACTGTTTAGGCGCAGCTGGTGCGATAGAAGCGGTTATCTCTATAATGGCTATGCAAGAAGGCCTCATACCGCCTACTATAAACTACGAGACTAGAGATGAAGAATGCGACTTGGACTACGTGCCAAATCTAGCTAGAAAAGCCGAGCTAAACGCCGTTATGAGTAACTCTTTCGGGTTTGGCGGCACAAACGGCTCTATAGTATTTAAGAAGATATAATGGCAAGTTATCTAGACTTTGAGCAAAGTATCAAGCAAATAGACGACGACATCGCAAATGCAAGAATTCGTGGCGATGAGCATGCGGTAGAAATTCTAAATAAAAATTTAGAAAAAGAGACTGCTAAAATTTACAAAAACCTTAACGAGTTTCAGCGCCTTGCTTTGGCAAGACACCCCGATCGTCCTTACGCTATTGATTACATAAAAGGCATGATGAGGGATTACTACGAGTTGCACGGTGATAGGGCATATCGCGACGATGCGGCGATAGTTTGTTTTATCGGCTATATAGGCTCTAGAAAAGTCGTCGTAATAGGCGAGCAAAAGGGGCGAGGAACCAAAAATAAACTAAAAAGAAATTTCGGTATGCCTCATCCCGAGGGTTACCGCAAAGCTTTACGAATAGCTAAAATGGCTGAGAAATTCGGACTCCCGATACTGTTTTTGATAGATACTCCGGGCGCATATCCGGGCGTTGCAGCTGAAGAGCGCGGTCAAAGCGAGGCGATAGCTAGAAATTTATTTGAATTTGCAAATTTAAAAACGCCGATGATAGCCGTCGTTATAGGCGAAGGCGGAAGCGGCGGTGCTCTAGCCATAGGCGTTGCCGACAAACTTGCTATGATGAGAAATTCGGTTTTTTCGGTCATCTCTCCAGAGGGCTGTGCAGCGATACTTTGGAATGATCCTTTAAAACAAGAACAGGCTACAAAAGCCTTAAAAATAACCGCCGACGACTTAAAAAATTTAAGTTTGATAGACGATGTTATAGAAGAACCGGTGAACGGCGCACATCGAGATAAAGAAGCCGCCGTTAAAGCTCTCGCAAGCTATTTTATAACCGAGCTTGAAAAGCTCGAAAAGCTAAAAGTAGATCAGCTTT of the uncultured Campylobacter sp. genome contains:
- a CDS encoding beta-ketoacyl-ACP synthase II, with the protein product MKRVVVTGIGMINALGLDKDSSFKAICEGKTGVKKITSFDASDFPVQIAAEITDFDPLTVLDAKEVKKVDRFIQLGLKAAKEAMTDANFGEFDAENFGVSSAAGIGGLPNIEKNSNTLLEKGSRRISPFFIPSALVNMLGGIVSIEHGLKGPNISSVTACAASTHAIIEAAKTIMIGEAQKMLVVGSESTVCGVGIGGFAAMKALSTRNDDPQHASRPFDKDRDGFVMGEGAGALVLEEYESAKARGAKIYAEIVGFGESGDAYHITSPSLEGPLSAMKKALKMAGNLKIDYINAHGTSTPTNDRNETAALKALFGDSVPPVSSTKGQTGHCLGAAGAIEAVISIMAMQEGLIPPTINYETRDEECDLDYVPNLARKAELNAVMSNSFGFGGTNGSIVFKKI
- the accA gene encoding acetyl-CoA carboxylase carboxyl transferase subunit alpha; protein product: MASYLDFEQSIKQIDDDIANARIRGDEHAVEILNKNLEKETAKIYKNLNEFQRLALARHPDRPYAIDYIKGMMRDYYELHGDRAYRDDAAIVCFIGYIGSRKVVVIGEQKGRGTKNKLKRNFGMPHPEGYRKALRIAKMAEKFGLPILFLIDTPGAYPGVAAEERGQSEAIARNLFEFANLKTPMIAVVIGEGGSGGALAIGVADKLAMMRNSVFSVISPEGCAAILWNDPLKQEQATKALKITADDLKNLSLIDDVIEEPVNGAHRDKEAAVKALASYFITELEKLEKLKVDQLLNARIGKILAVGAFEEGK